The Amycolatopsis sp. 195334CR genome window below encodes:
- a CDS encoding TetR/AcrR family transcriptional regulator gives MESASTSSPATPRARRGRPPEKGLAERRRRQIVDAACVIFTERGYEAANISEVAKHAKVGQGTVYRYFESKRELLDHVLDHCVERLITTVRAAATREKPRDAEEFTAQLRAIARRLFTLIDEEPDLLKLVLVEAAAIDAELKARLLGLEATLSALMASYLEHGVRAGWLRSNLDTAAVAHGLNALIVPGFLLALRGEATEEKRVRYIDTLVGFAVHGVSK, from the coding sequence ATGGAATCCGCGTCCACGTCTTCGCCGGCGACGCCCCGCGCTCGCCGGGGCAGGCCGCCGGAGAAGGGCCTGGCCGAGCGGCGCCGCAGGCAGATCGTCGACGCCGCGTGCGTCATCTTCACCGAACGCGGGTACGAAGCCGCGAACATCTCCGAAGTGGCCAAGCACGCGAAGGTCGGCCAGGGCACCGTCTACCGCTACTTCGAGAGCAAGCGCGAGCTGCTCGACCACGTGCTCGACCACTGCGTGGAGCGGCTGATCACCACCGTGCGCGCCGCGGCCACGCGCGAGAAACCGCGTGACGCCGAGGAGTTCACCGCGCAGCTGCGCGCGATCGCCCGGCGGTTGTTCACGCTGATCGACGAGGAACCGGACCTGCTCAAGCTGGTGCTGGTGGAGGCGGCGGCGATCGACGCGGAGCTGAAGGCGCGGCTGCTCGGCCTGGAGGCGACGCTGTCCGCGCTGATGGCGTCCTATCTGGAACACGGTGTGCGCGCGGGGTGGTTGCGTTCGAACCTCGACACCGCGGCGGTCGCGCACGGGTTGAACGCGCTGATCGTGCCGGGGTTCCTGCTGGCGTTGCGCGGTGAGGCGACGGAAGAAAAACGCGTGCGGTACATCGACACCCTCGTCGGGTTCGCCGTTCACGGGGTGAGTAAGTGA